The DNA segment GGGCATGTCCGGGGAGGGAGTCGGGCAGCAGCGGGGAGTCGGGCAGTTGGCGCAGAGCCTCTAAAACCGGAGCCTCTTCTGGCAAAGCTACCTGAGATTCAGACGGCTGAGGAACAACGGTAGAGCCAATTTGAGCCGCAACAGCCTCAGAAACCTGATAAACCTCGCCCGTAATGGCTGGTCCCAGTGCAACAAGCAGGTTTTTTAGCTGGCTTCCTTGCTCTTGAAGTCGATCGATCGCTCTGGGCACAATTTCAGTGGCAGTTCCACGCCAACCTGCATGGACAGCAGCAACCTGCCCGGTTTGAGTATCTGCAATTAACACAGGCGTACAATCTGCCGTACAAACCCAAACGGCTTGAGCGGTGTTTTCCGTCAGAATGCCATCGGCTTCGGGAAAGCTTAGCTCACCCACACTTGCAGCTTCAGATGCGATCTGAGATGCGCTAAGAACAGTATTGCCATGCACCTGCTTCACGCGATACACCTGCGCCGAGGGTCGCAGCACTTGGGCAAGGTCTTCGGGTGCATGAAGCCGAAATTGCTGTGTAAAAAAGCCATGTGACCAGTCTTGCAACAGACTACAGGTAAGGTAGGGAAGCCCCTGCCAAGATTGCCATTGCCATCTATGCATGGAGTCTGCCTGTAAGGAATGTAAAGAAAGATGATCTGATGTTAGCTTACGGCAGAATGAGTCAGAGAGATAGCAAGCGATGAAGAATCAGGAGACAGAGCGTTGGAGCAACTGGAAGCCTGCCCGAAAATGATTCGATCGCTTGACCCTAAGCCCAAGGGGGACTGTAGCATCTACCGATTCGGGCTCGCTCGACTTATTTGCTCAATCTAGTCAAATCTAGTCTGATGGTGGAATTCGATCGTCAAAAATTTGAAACCACATTGCAAGCCTGTTTTGCCTCAAAGCCGCAACTGGGCTTACCCCAAGCATTGCAGCTGCCTCGGTTTTCGCCTCACTTTAATCCGGTCAACTTCTTTCAAGTGCAGGTTTTTGAGTCGATCGATTCAACAAATTCTGCCCTTTGGGATCTGCTGAAGCAAGGTGCACCTGCCGGAACCACTGTCATTGCCCTGACGCAAACTGCCGGACGAGGACAACGCGGACGACCATGGCACTCCGCTCCAGGAGGGTTGTATTTGTCGCTTGCCCTCACACTTGACCTGCCGATCGCCCAGGCAGCACCCATTACGCTGAGTAGTGCCTGGGGAATTGCCGCCGCCCTACGACATTACGACCTCCCAGTTGGCATCAAATGGTTGAATGACCTGGTGGTTGAGAGACGAAAGCTCGGTGGAATTCTTACAGAAAGTCGGTTACGGCAAGGACGGATTCATCAAGCAGTGATTGGGGTAGGAATCAATTGGTGTAATCCTGTGACTGATCCCGGAATTCAACTGCAAACGATTCTGCCCGATTCTAGCCCGATCGACTCGCTGGAAATGGTAGCCGCAATTGTCCTCTGGGGTCTGTTGGGCGGATATTCGTTCTGGCAGGCTCAGGGAACCGCAGCATTGTTGAGGGCTTACCAGCATTGGTTAGTCAACCTGGGACAGCAGGTGCAAATTGGCGATCGCACTGCTCAGATTATTGGCGTGACTGAAGCAGGAGCATTACAAGTTCGCTTTGATTCAGGCAGCGAAATGCAGCAAGCGGAGGCTTGTTTCAAACCGGGAGAAATTTATTTGGGATATGAATTGGGTCTGGACTGAAAGAATTTGACCGGATGGGAAACAAAAAGTGAAGGCGAAACGACAATTAACACTAGTGCCTTGCGCTTTGTTCAGCCTCTAAATCTAGACATCAGCAGACATTCTTTAACATCTGCATTATGATATTTGCGGTGTACTAGGCTTCACTCAGGGCAAAATCAAGCGAGTTTTAGCTTGGGAAAGAATATGGCAATGATTCAAAAACAGAACTCTCACAACGGGCGCAAAGGGCTTCAACGTTCTCTCTGGTTTAGCAGTGCTTGCTGGCTGGGAGGAATGGGGCTACTCGCGCCAATCGCATTGGCACAAACAGCTCTTGATCCTGCTGTCATTGAATCTGCTTCACCTGCCGCACCTGTTGAAGTCGTGCCTGTTGAAGCGGCTCCTGTCTCAAGCCCGGCTGTCTCAAGCGAACTGGAACAAACCGCTCCTGCCGCTCCGATCGCCCCGATCACTCCTGCTGCATCTCAACCGATCGATTCGGTGGGGTCTGCCCCGATTG comes from the Trichocoleus sp. genome and includes:
- the pgeF gene encoding peptidoglycan editing factor PgeF, whose protein sequence is MHRWQWQSWQGLPYLTCSLLQDWSHGFFTQQFRLHAPEDLAQVLRPSAQVYRVKQVHGNTVLSASQIASEAASVGELSFPEADGILTENTAQAVWVCTADCTPVLIADTQTGQVAAVHAGWRGTATEIVPRAIDRLQEQGSQLKNLLVALGPAITGEVYQVSEAVAAQIGSTVVPQPSESQVALPEEAPVLEALRQLPDSPLLPDSLPGHARIDVRRVIALQLAKMGLDEAQVSIAPYCTYQNPEYFFSYRRERQKKVQWSGIVSA
- a CDS encoding biotin--[acetyl-CoA-carboxylase] ligase, yielding MVEFDRQKFETTLQACFASKPQLGLPQALQLPRFSPHFNPVNFFQVQVFESIDSTNSALWDLLKQGAPAGTTVIALTQTAGRGQRGRPWHSAPGGLYLSLALTLDLPIAQAAPITLSSAWGIAAALRHYDLPVGIKWLNDLVVERRKLGGILTESRLRQGRIHQAVIGVGINWCNPVTDPGIQLQTILPDSSPIDSLEMVAAIVLWGLLGGYSFWQAQGTAALLRAYQHWLVNLGQQVQIGDRTAQIIGVTEAGALQVRFDSGSEMQQAEACFKPGEIYLGYELGLD